A window of the Mucilaginibacter sp. cycad4 genome harbors these coding sequences:
- a CDS encoding non-canonical purine NTP diphosphatase, which yields MQQLVFATNNRHKLDEVSAKLNGAIQLLTLNDIGCYGDIEETGTTFKANASIKSHHVYAEYKLNCFGDDSGLEIDALNGEPGVYSARYAGAHGNHAANISKVLDNLKGETNRKARFRTVISLIWNGEERFFEGTVEGTIRQGLSGSGGFGYDPIFEPEGYDITFAEMSMEEKNAISHRAKAMEQLIAFLNEAGE from the coding sequence ATGCAGCAATTAGTTTTTGCTACCAATAACCGCCATAAGCTTGATGAGGTTTCGGCCAAGCTCAATGGGGCTATCCAGTTACTAACCCTGAACGACATTGGTTGTTACGGCGATATTGAAGAAACAGGCACAACTTTTAAAGCCAATGCATCTATCAAAAGTCACCATGTATATGCCGAATATAAGCTTAACTGCTTTGGCGATGACAGCGGGCTTGAAATAGATGCCCTGAACGGGGAACCGGGTGTTTACTCGGCCAGGTATGCGGGTGCCCATGGTAATCACGCTGCCAACATCAGTAAAGTGCTTGATAATTTAAAAGGCGAAACAAATCGCAAAGCCCGTTTCCGTACTGTAATTTCATTGATCTGGAATGGCGAAGAGCGTTTTTTTGAAGGCACTGTTGAAGGTACCATCCGGCAAGGGTTAAGCGGGAGCGGGGGTTTTGGTTACGACCCCATTTTTGAGCCCGAAGGATACGACATTACCTTTGCCGAGATGAGTATGGAGGAAAAAAATGCCATCAGTCACCGGGCAAAAGCAATGGAACAGTTGATCGCATTTTTAAATGAAGCCGGTGAATGA
- a CDS encoding peptidylprolyl isomerase, which yields MRKLGVLVLSFILTITFAKAQVAQDTAAKKLVKADSVIAPTPGKTLDKIAAVVGSSPILLSDIELSYANFLVQGNQPDPSVKARILQTLLTQKLLAQQAAIDSIEVKEEDVDANVDRRMREMTQRAGGQEKLEAFLGRSVIQYKDEIRPDLKEQMVAQKMQQHITEKLNVTPQDVKKYYDGIAKDSLPSFNKEVEVGEIVFQPKLNKEEKDLYKAKAEELRQRVKKGEDFGTLARLYSQDPGSAPEGGDLGFADRTTFVKEFTANAFKLKAGEISPVFETDFGFHFLQVIERRGEQVHVRHILITPVVTQASLDRAKAKADSIYTLLVKDKNVGVDFSSAAAFYSDDKDTKYNGGMMLNAEDVQNRSTFIPTDKLDPKVALITDTMKIGSVSKPDLFTGADGKKSYKILMLKSATNAHKANLEQDFPKLKEYAYNDKVNRTVSQWFEKRRKETFIKIDKEYQAYDVLKKWVNTNPSLVIPETKTKSSSK from the coding sequence ATGAGAAAGTTAGGAGTATTAGTACTAAGTTTTATTTTAACAATAACATTTGCAAAGGCACAGGTAGCACAAGATACAGCAGCAAAAAAACTGGTTAAAGCCGATTCGGTTATTGCCCCCACACCCGGCAAAACGCTTGATAAAATTGCAGCAGTAGTTGGTAGCAGCCCGATACTGTTATCTGATATTGAACTGTCATACGCTAATTTCCTGGTACAGGGAAACCAACCTGACCCTTCTGTTAAAGCCCGTATTTTACAAACTTTGTTAACCCAAAAACTGCTTGCCCAACAGGCGGCTATTGATAGTATCGAAGTAAAGGAAGAAGATGTTGACGCCAATGTTGACCGCCGTATGCGCGAGATGACGCAGCGCGCGGGCGGGCAGGAAAAACTGGAAGCATTTTTAGGCCGTTCGGTTATTCAATATAAAGATGAGATCAGGCCCGACCTGAAGGAGCAGATGGTAGCTCAAAAAATGCAGCAGCACATTACCGAAAAACTGAATGTTACCCCGCAGGATGTTAAAAAATATTACGACGGTATTGCTAAAGACAGCCTGCCTTCGTTTAACAAAGAGGTTGAAGTAGGGGAGATTGTTTTTCAGCCGAAATTGAACAAAGAAGAAAAGGATCTTTATAAGGCAAAAGCCGAAGAACTGAGGCAGCGCGTTAAAAAGGGCGAAGATTTTGGTACACTGGCCAGGCTTTATTCGCAGGATCCGGGTTCGGCGCCTGAAGGGGGCGACCTTGGATTTGCCGACCGTACCACTTTTGTGAAGGAATTTACAGCTAACGCGTTTAAGTTAAAAGCAGGTGAGATTTCCCCTGTATTTGAAACGGATTTTGGTTTCCACTTTTTGCAGGTGATTGAACGCCGCGGCGAACAGGTGCACGTAAGGCACATCCTGATTACACCGGTTGTTACCCAGGCCAGCCTGGATAGGGCAAAAGCAAAAGCCGATAGTATTTACACCTTACTTGTAAAAGATAAAAATGTAGGCGTTGATTTTTCAAGTGCCGCAGCCTTTTACTCAGATGACAAGGACACCAAATACAATGGTGGTATGATGCTTAATGCCGAGGATGTACAAAACCGTTCAACATTTATCCCAACCGATAAGCTTGACCCTAAAGTGGCGCTTATTACCGATACTATGAAAATCGGCAGCGTTTCAAAACCCGATTTGTTTACTGGTGCCGACGGTAAAAAAAGCTACAAAATATTGATGCTAAAATCGGCCACAAATGCCCATAAAGCTAATTTAGAGCAGGATTTCCCTAAGCTTAAGGAATATGCCTATAATGACAAGGTTAACAGGACTGTATCTCAATGGTTTGAAAAACGCCGCAAGGAAACCTTCATTAAAATTGATAAAGAATATCAGGCATATGATGTGTTGAAGAAATGGGTAAATACCAACCCGTCGCTCGTGATACCCGAAACCAAAACCAAATCATCATCTAAATAA
- a CDS encoding pseudouridine synthase, whose translation MVFKRPAGSRDDKPGKSSSRSSKSDDRPKKSASTPKGKATPNGEKKILSRPEKTFQSNRFSEDKPKSNFRGGESSGDKRSGAKPRPYSGRPASDGDDRPKRNFGGDNTGERKSFSGGPRKPYSGRPTTGDNERPKRSFGGESQGEKKPYSSPRTRSSASFEGKPKRSFGGDTSGERKFAPRSTEGGFKKREGGFKEKSPFGERPAHRPHDRENQQDAPKTMRGRKNAPAKKSEDDGLIRLNRYISNAGICSRRKADELITAGVVSVNGEVVTELGTKVDPFKDTIKYNGETLKREKMVYVLLNKPKDYITTTDDPQERRTVMHLVEKATRERIYPVGRLDRNTTGLLLMTNDGDLADKLSHPRNSITKLYQVELSKSLTQGDLNKLTFGLELEDGIIKPDSVSYVTGGSKREIGIQIHSGKNRIVRRMFEHLGYEVVKLDRVVYANLTKKDLPRGRWRYLEEKEVIQLKHLMK comes from the coding sequence ATGGTATTTAAGAGACCAGCAGGTAGTCGCGACGACAAACCCGGAAAGTCGTCATCAAGGAGTTCAAAATCCGACGACCGACCAAAAAAATCAGCATCAACCCCAAAAGGTAAAGCTACTCCAAACGGAGAGAAAAAAATACTTTCCAGGCCGGAAAAAACATTCCAAAGCAACAGGTTCAGTGAAGATAAGCCCAAAAGCAATTTTAGGGGCGGGGAATCATCTGGCGATAAAAGATCAGGCGCTAAGCCAAGGCCTTACTCAGGCAGGCCTGCAAGCGACGGCGACGACAGGCCAAAAAGAAACTTCGGCGGTGATAACACAGGCGAAAGGAAATCATTTAGTGGCGGCCCGCGTAAACCTTACAGCGGCAGGCCAACAACCGGTGACAACGAAAGGCCTAAAAGAAGTTTCGGCGGCGAATCACAGGGTGAAAAGAAACCTTACTCATCTCCACGTACCCGTTCATCAGCCAGCTTTGAGGGCAAACCTAAACGAAGCTTTGGCGGCGATACAAGCGGCGAGCGTAAATTTGCACCACGATCTACCGAAGGCGGCTTCAAAAAACGCGAAGGCGGTTTTAAAGAAAAATCGCCATTTGGCGAAAGACCGGCACACAGGCCGCATGACAGGGAAAACCAACAGGATGCCCCTAAAACCATGCGCGGCCGTAAAAATGCCCCTGCTAAAAAATCAGAAGACGACGGACTGATCCGCCTGAACCGTTACATATCAAACGCGGGCATCTGCTCACGCCGTAAGGCCGATGAGCTGATTACTGCAGGCGTGGTATCTGTAAACGGCGAAGTGGTGACCGAATTAGGCACCAAAGTTGATCCGTTTAAGGATACCATTAAATACAACGGCGAAACGCTGAAACGCGAGAAAATGGTTTATGTATTATTAAATAAACCAAAGGATTATATCACTACAACCGATGATCCGCAGGAGCGCCGTACCGTTATGCACCTGGTTGAAAAAGCTACCCGTGAGCGTATTTATCCTGTTGGCCGTCTTGACCGTAACACTACCGGTTTGTTATTAATGACAAACGATGGTGATTTGGCCGATAAGCTTTCGCACCCGCGTAACAGCATCACTAAATTATACCAGGTTGAATTAAGTAAAAGCTTAACCCAGGGCGACCTGAATAAGTTAACTTTCGGCCTTGAGCTGGAAGATGGGATTATTAAGCCCGATTCGGTATCATACGTTACCGGCGGCTCAAAACGTGAGATCGGCATCCAGATCCACAGCGGTAAAAACCGCATTGTGCGCCGTATGTTTGAGCACCTGGGTTACGAAGTGGTAAAACTGGACAGGGTGGTTTATGCCAACCTTACCAAAAAAGACCTTCCGCGTGGCCGCTGGCGTTACCTTGAGGAAAAAGAGGTGATCCAGTTAAAACACCTAATGAAATAA
- a CDS encoding lactonase family protein — protein MKKFLLIIAMLSPALTFAQNKKTGPKTFDLVVGTYTTGKSKGIVVYRFYAETGKLAYLSEIDGVNNPSYLTLSANNKFIYAVNELPKGEVSAFSFEPKTGKMTFINKQSTLGADPCHISVDKAQKNLIIANYSSGNVAVMPLNKDGSIANGIQTVHDDGHSINKERQESAHAHMAVLTPDEKYVLYNDLGTDKINVYRYRPSKEPRIVPATPAFVSVTAGEGPRHLEFSADKKTVYVVTEMGSNVVAFDYNNGKLKQKQSITMLPDGFTGQTAGAAIHLSPDGRFLYASNRLETNEINIYAVNQETGLLTFVARQSTYGKNPRDFAIDPTGNFLIVANQNSDNMWVFKIDQNTGKLAQTGIRVDIGNPVCLKFAPAE, from the coding sequence ATGAAGAAATTTCTTTTGATCATAGCTATGCTTTCACCGGCGCTAACATTCGCACAAAATAAAAAAACAGGGCCTAAAACTTTCGACCTGGTGGTTGGTACTTATACCACCGGCAAAAGTAAAGGCATTGTGGTATACCGCTTTTATGCCGAAACCGGCAAACTGGCCTATCTCAGTGAGATTGATGGTGTAAACAATCCGTCGTATTTAACATTAAGCGCTAATAATAAATTTATTTATGCAGTTAATGAACTGCCCAAAGGTGAGGTGAGCGCATTTTCGTTCGAGCCAAAAACGGGCAAAATGACTTTTATTAACAAGCAATCAACCCTGGGTGCCGATCCGTGCCACATATCGGTTGATAAAGCGCAAAAAAACCTGATTATCGCCAACTACTCAAGCGGCAACGTTGCGGTAATGCCTTTAAATAAAGATGGTTCGATAGCTAACGGAATCCAAACAGTGCACGATGATGGTCATAGTATAAACAAAGAGCGGCAGGAATCGGCCCATGCACACATGGCAGTTCTTACGCCCGATGAAAAATATGTATTGTATAATGACCTCGGCACCGATAAAATAAATGTTTACCGTTACCGTCCTTCAAAAGAGCCCCGCATTGTACCCGCAACACCGGCTTTTGTAAGTGTTACCGCCGGAGAAGGCCCGAGGCACCTGGAGTTTTCTGCTGATAAAAAAACTGTTTACGTAGTCACCGAAATGGGATCGAACGTTGTAGCGTTTGATTACAATAATGGCAAGTTAAAACAAAAACAATCCATTACCATGTTGCCGGATGGCTTTACCGGCCAAACCGCAGGTGCCGCCATCCACCTATCGCCCGACGGCCGTTTTCTGTATGCTTCAAATCGTTTGGAAACCAACGAGATCAATATTTATGCTGTTAACCAGGAAACAGGTTTGCTTACTTTTGTAGCCCGCCAGTCGACATATGGCAAAAACCCACGCGATTTTGCTATCGACCCAACGGGTAACTTCCTGATAGTAGCTAACCAGAACAGCGATAACATGTGGGTATTCAAAATAGACCAAAACACCGGCAAGCTTGCCCAAACAGGCATCAGAGTTGATATCGGCAACCCGGTATGCTTAAAATTTGCACCAGCCGAGTAA
- a CDS encoding lytic transglycosylase domain-containing protein — MIGKEMIKKHLLTCSVTLVLVLISELNIFGTTIIEKAAKAATLSTRTSDFIFLKSSKAVAYNFANEALPVNDARVTRKLNKSLRQHDFKSVQSNVLHRKAELWFPIIEPILKFYGIPEDFKYIPLVESGLKSGTSPKGASGFWQFMPGTARTYGLRVGHGVDERKNLRKSTIAACKYIKELYDEFNSWTLAAAAYNNGSIKLARAINKQNEDNYFRMKLNRETGSYVYKLIAMKAIIEQPKQHGYDNYFYIPPASQLLAIN, encoded by the coding sequence ATGATAGGAAAAGAAATGATTAAAAAACACTTACTTACGTGCTCCGTAACACTGGTGCTGGTTCTCATTTCAGAGCTTAATATTTTCGGTACAACGATCATCGAAAAGGCTGCAAAAGCGGCAACTTTAAGCACCCGAACCTCAGATTTTATTTTTCTCAAAAGCTCAAAGGCAGTTGCTTACAACTTTGCCAATGAGGCTTTACCAGTTAATGACGCAAGGGTTACGCGTAAACTCAACAAATCGCTCAGGCAGCACGACTTTAAAAGTGTGCAGAGCAATGTATTGCACCGGAAAGCCGAGCTATGGTTTCCGATCATCGAGCCCATTTTAAAGTTTTACGGTATTCCTGAAGATTTTAAGTACATCCCCCTGGTTGAGTCGGGCCTTAAATCGGGCACATCACCAAAGGGCGCGTCGGGCTTTTGGCAATTTATGCCGGGTACAGCACGTACCTACGGACTTAGAGTAGGCCATGGCGTTGACGAGCGGAAAAACCTTCGCAAATCAACTATTGCGGCTTGCAAGTATATCAAAGAACTATACGATGAATTTAACAGCTGGACACTGGCGGCTGCAGCTTACAACAATGGCTCAATCAAATTAGCGCGTGCCATTAATAAGCAAAATGAAGATAACTACTTTCGCATGAAGCTGAACCGCGAAACCGGTTCATATGTTTACAAGCTTATTGCTATGAAAGCTATTATCGAACAGCCAAAGCAGCATGGGTATGATAATTATTTTTATATCCCGCCTGCATCACAGTTGTTAGCAATTAATTAA
- the uvrA gene encoding excinuclease ABC subunit UvrA, protein MSTKPLVDLGEQSEVEVYGARVHNLKNIDVSFPRNQLVVITGLSGSGKSSLAFDTIYAEGQRRYMETFSAYSRQFMGGMERPDVDKVSGLSPVIAIEQKTTSKNPRSTVGTITEIYDFMRLLFARAGDAYSYTTGEKMERMSEDQILKTISEKFDGQPVNILAPVVKARKGHYRELFESIRKQGFLKVWVDGAIADVEPKMQVDRYKIHDIDIVVDRLVVSEKDSKRLYTSVQQALKIAKGIIRIADKDNNVSYYSKYLMDPVSGISYDEPQPNTFSFNSPYGACEKCNGLGYIFEVDEASVIPNPKLSIMNGGLAPIGEYRETWIFQVLKSLAKKYEFSLSTPIEKLNRDQLDMILNGAPETLSVAVEYNKWNVQSYQITFEGIIRMLEEQQERRNDEGMDDMENYRVLRTCPVCEGARLKKESLHFKVDGKNIFELACMDINHLQEWFDGLEDRLNERQNVIAKEILKEIRARIVFLLDVGLSYLTLDRTAKTLSGGEAQRIRLATQIGSQLMNVMYILDEPSIGLHQRDNERLINALKNLRDLGNTVLVVEHDKDMILEADHVIDMGPAAGVHGGQVVAEGTPAQLMEKHTLTTSYINGEREIAVPKKRREGNGKTLSLKKATGHNLKKVSVDFPLGKLIGITGVSGSGKSSLITETLYPILNHHFFRAKKQPLPYEKIEGLEHIDKVIEIDQTPIGRTPRSNPATYTGVFSDIRNLFVALPESRIRGYKPGRFSFNVKGGRCETCQGAGMKVIEMNFLPDVQVPCEECGGRRYNRETLEVRYRGKSISDVLDMSIEDATPFFEHIPSIYRKVKTLNDVGLGYITLGQASTTLSGGEAQRVKLATELSKKDTGNTFYILDEPTTGLHFEDINVLLGVLNQLVDKGNTVLVIEHNLDVIKVADHVIDLGPEGGSGGGNILFSGTPEGLCKVKNSFTGKFLKKEMGL, encoded by the coding sequence ATGAGTACAAAACCTCTTGTTGACCTGGGCGAGCAAAGTGAAGTTGAAGTTTATGGTGCCCGGGTGCATAACCTGAAAAATATAGATGTTTCGTTTCCGCGTAACCAACTGGTGGTAATTACCGGCTTAAGCGGGAGCGGCAAATCATCGCTGGCATTTGATACCATTTACGCCGAAGGCCAGCGCCGTTATATGGAAACATTTTCGGCCTACTCGCGCCAGTTTATGGGCGGTATGGAAAGGCCGGATGTGGATAAGGTATCGGGCCTGAGCCCGGTTATTGCCATTGAGCAAAAAACTACCAGCAAAAACCCGCGCTCCACTGTAGGTACTATTACCGAGATCTACGATTTTATGCGTTTGCTCTTCGCCCGCGCCGGCGATGCCTATTCTTATACCACCGGCGAAAAGATGGAGCGCATGAGCGAAGACCAGATCCTGAAAACCATCAGCGAGAAATTTGACGGGCAGCCGGTTAATATCCTGGCACCGGTGGTAAAGGCACGTAAAGGCCATTACCGCGAATTGTTCGAGTCGATCCGAAAACAAGGCTTTTTAAAAGTTTGGGTTGATGGTGCCATTGCCGATGTTGAGCCCAAAATGCAGGTTGACCGTTACAAGATCCACGATATTGATATTGTGGTTGACCGTTTGGTAGTGAGTGAAAAGGACAGCAAACGTTTATACACCTCCGTTCAGCAGGCTTTGAAAATTGCCAAAGGAATTATCCGTATTGCCGATAAGGACAATAATGTATCCTATTATAGTAAATACCTGATGGACCCGGTTTCGGGTATCTCGTATGACGAGCCTCAGCCAAATACTTTTTCGTTCAACTCGCCTTATGGTGCTTGTGAAAAATGTAACGGACTGGGTTATATTTTTGAGGTTGATGAAGCTTCGGTGATCCCTAACCCGAAACTGAGCATCATGAACGGCGGCTTAGCCCCTATTGGCGAGTACCGCGAAACATGGATTTTCCAGGTATTGAAATCGCTGGCTAAAAAATATGAGTTCTCGTTATCTACCCCTATCGAAAAACTTAACCGCGATCAGCTGGATATGATCCTGAACGGCGCACCGGAGACCTTGAGCGTTGCTGTTGAATATAACAAATGGAACGTTCAAAGCTACCAGATTACGTTTGAAGGCATCATCCGCATGCTGGAAGAGCAGCAGGAACGTCGCAATGACGAAGGCATGGACGATATGGAGAACTATCGCGTGCTCCGTACCTGTCCGGTTTGCGAAGGTGCAAGGCTCAAAAAAGAGTCGCTGCATTTTAAGGTAGATGGTAAAAATATCTTTGAGCTGGCCTGTATGGATATCAACCACCTGCAGGAGTGGTTCGATGGCCTGGAAGACCGTCTTAACGAACGCCAGAACGTCATCGCCAAAGAGATCCTGAAAGAGATCCGTGCACGTATTGTATTTTTATTAGATGTTGGCTTAAGCTATTTAACGCTCGACCGTACAGCCAAAACCCTTTCGGGCGGTGAAGCACAACGGATCAGGCTGGCCACACAAATTGGTTCGCAGCTGATGAATGTGATGTACATTTTGGATGAGCCAAGTATCGGCCTGCACCAGCGTGATAACGAGCGCCTGATCAACGCGCTTAAAAACCTTCGCGATTTGGGTAACACCGTACTGGTTGTTGAGCACGATAAAGACATGATACTGGAAGCCGACCATGTAATTGACATGGGCCCGGCCGCGGGTGTACATGGCGGGCAGGTAGTTGCCGAAGGCACTCCGGCCCAGCTAATGGAAAAACATACGCTCACTACCTCATATATCAATGGCGAACGTGAGATAGCAGTGCCCAAAAAACGCCGCGAGGGCAATGGTAAAACCCTGAGCCTGAAAAAGGCTACCGGCCATAACCTTAAAAAAGTATCGGTTGATTTCCCTTTGGGTAAACTGATCGGCATAACCGGTGTATCGGGCAGCGGTAAATCGAGCCTGATCACCGAAACTTTGTATCCAATACTTAACCATCATTTTTTCAGGGCGAAGAAACAGCCGTTGCCTTATGAAAAAATTGAGGGACTGGAGCATATTGATAAAGTAATTGAGATAGATCAAACACCAATCGGTCGTACGCCGCGTTCAAACCCGGCTACTTATACCGGGGTATTTTCGGATATCCGCAACCTGTTCGTGGCGTTACCGGAATCGAGGATCAGGGGCTATAAACCGGGTCGTTTCTCGTTTAACGTAAAGGGCGGCCGCTGCGAAACCTGCCAGGGAGCCGGCATGAAAGTAATTGAAATGAACTTTTTACCCGATGTGCAGGTGCCATGCGAAGAATGCGGTGGCAGGCGATACAACCGCGAAACGCTTGAAGTACGTTACCGCGGCAAATCCATCAGCGATGTGCTGGATATGAGCATTGAAGATGCAACCCCATTTTTTGAACATATCCCATCTATTTACCGTAAAGTAAAAACACTAAACGATGTAGGTTTGGGCTATATCACCTTAGGGCAGGCCTCAACCACGCTATCCGGCGGCGAAGCACAGCGTGTTAAGCTCGCTACCGAGCTATCCAAAAAAGATACTGGCAATACTTTTTATATCCTGGATGAGCCTACCACCGGTTTGCACTTTGAAGATATCAACGTACTATTAGGTGTACTTAACCAATTGGTTGATAAAGGCAACACCGTTTTGGTAATTGAACACAACCTTGATGTTATTAAAGTGGCCGACCATGTAATTGACCTTGGCCCCGAAGGCGGCTCGGGCGGCGGTAATATCCTGTTCTCCGGCACACCCGAAGGTTTGTGCAAAGTGAAGAATAGCTTTACAGGTAAGTTTTTGAAAAAGGAAATGGGGTTGTAA